One part of the Sorangiineae bacterium MSr11954 genome encodes these proteins:
- a CDS encoding TlpA family protein disulfide reductase, producing the protein MLPAGSNRDHPDAMGLGKTRIVDYKAHMPESTKGGFAGIANLSYVGFVLAAGVLVYSFVSVAKEGETRRRCAPMCLLHPEYAATNRTAPDFALKDMNGDTVNLSSYRGKVVVLNFWTKTCGPCLEELPSLADLSRILRDRPDVTVLTVSVDQGPADVQDTLRAVLREAPPFPVLFDPENDIVAGKYGTHLFPETWIIDARGVIRARFDGKRNWSSSAVVELVDQLRVGGYCPMEIQDGRPHGDGAKVCDDVGGS; encoded by the coding sequence TTGCTGCCTGCTGGCAGCAATCGTGACCACCCCGACGCCATGGGGTTGGGGAAGACGCGGATCGTGGACTATAAGGCACATATGCCGGAATCGACCAAAGGGGGATTTGCAGGGATCGCCAACCTGTCGTACGTCGGCTTCGTCCTTGCGGCCGGAGTGCTCGTCTACAGCTTCGTTTCCGTGGCAAAAGAAGGCGAAACACGGCGCCGCTGCGCGCCCATGTGCCTGTTGCACCCAGAGTATGCGGCCACCAACCGCACCGCACCGGACTTTGCGCTCAAGGACATGAACGGGGACACCGTCAACTTGTCCTCGTACCGGGGCAAGGTCGTGGTGCTGAACTTCTGGACCAAAACCTGCGGACCGTGCCTCGAGGAGCTGCCGAGCCTGGCGGATCTCTCGCGCATCCTCCGCGACCGCCCCGACGTCACCGTACTAACGGTGTCCGTCGATCAGGGCCCTGCCGACGTGCAAGACACGCTACGCGCCGTGTTGCGCGAGGCGCCGCCCTTCCCCGTCCTGTTCGACCCCGAGAACGACATCGTTGCCGGCAAGTACGGAACGCACCTTTTCCCGGAAACGTGGATTATCGACGCACGCGGCGTCATTCGCGCACGCTTCGATGGCAAACGAAACTGGTCTAGCTCAGCCGTTGTGGAGCTGGTCGATCAGCTGCGGGTAGGCGGTTATTGCCCCATGGAAATCCAAGACGGCCGGCCCCACGGGGACGGCGCGAAGGTGTGCGACGACGTCGGTGGTAGCTGA
- a CDS encoding bifunctional alpha,alpha-trehalose-phosphate synthase (UDP-forming)/trehalose-phosphatase → MPRLLLVSNRLPVTVKADARESMVIPSSGGLATGLRGPHQRSDGLWIGWPGDTSKLKPAQLAQVNQELADLKTVPVQLTASEVSRFYEGFSNGVLWPLFHYLLQRVPIDVHDWDAYRRVNYRFADAVIAQYREGDLIWVHDYQLTLVPGILRKALPRAKIGFFLHIPFPATDVFRILPWREEILDGMLGADLVGFHTYGYLRHFAKSIVRSLDASFSIDRIPYQGRTVRLGVFPMGIDVASFEKLATDDDVLAQVRSIREEAKGQQLFLGVDRLDYTKGIQYRLFAMERLLEREPKLRGRVRLIQVAVPSRERVDAYASFRRQVDETVGRINGTYGSVGQAPIHYLYRSFSQRQITALYRAADVMMVTPLRDGMNLVAKEFVASRTDGDGVLVLSEFAGAHSELGEAITVNPYDIEGMAASFKRALRMPEEERRSRMRTLRERIQRHDVHRWADSFIATMEHLPQAEPIGDTPSTHVEIEDLLERLREAPSLALFLDYDGTLAPLELLPEMAVPTKEVKALLASLTHRSRPTHVSVVSGRTRESLDEWLGDLPIALYAEHGAWGRDHGQSWSPMRELQSEWKAALRPILNDFTDRTPGSRTEEKWSSIAWHYRMADAEFGPVQARELATYLTDILSNAPVEVIHGHKVVEIRQQGIHKGIIVDRVLERIQPALVLAIGDDRTDEDMFRALPPNGIAIHVGQGRSAAQYRLADPSAVSVLLRALI, encoded by the coding sequence ATGCCCCGGCTTCTCCTCGTTTCGAACCGCTTGCCGGTCACCGTCAAGGCCGATGCACGCGAGAGCATGGTCATACCGAGCTCGGGAGGTCTCGCCACCGGGCTGCGCGGGCCGCACCAGCGTTCCGACGGACTTTGGATCGGCTGGCCCGGCGATACGTCGAAGCTCAAACCCGCGCAGCTCGCGCAGGTGAATCAAGAGCTGGCCGATCTGAAAACGGTGCCGGTGCAGCTGACCGCCAGTGAAGTCTCCCGTTTTTACGAGGGCTTCTCCAACGGCGTGCTCTGGCCGCTCTTTCACTACCTGCTCCAGCGCGTCCCCATCGACGTGCACGACTGGGACGCGTACCGCCGCGTGAATTACCGCTTTGCGGACGCGGTGATTGCCCAATACCGCGAAGGCGATCTCATTTGGGTGCACGACTACCAGCTGACCCTGGTGCCCGGAATCCTGCGGAAAGCGTTGCCACGCGCCAAAATTGGATTCTTTCTGCACATCCCATTTCCGGCCACCGACGTGTTTCGCATCCTGCCGTGGCGCGAGGAGATCCTCGACGGCATGCTGGGCGCCGACCTCGTCGGCTTTCACACGTACGGGTACCTTCGCCATTTCGCCAAATCGATCGTGCGCAGCCTCGATGCGAGCTTCTCCATCGACCGCATCCCGTACCAAGGCCGCACCGTCCGGCTAGGCGTTTTCCCGATGGGGATCGACGTGGCTTCGTTCGAGAAGCTCGCCACCGACGACGACGTGCTCGCTCAAGTCCGCTCGATCCGCGAAGAGGCCAAGGGGCAGCAGCTTTTCCTCGGCGTCGACCGGCTCGATTACACGAAGGGGATCCAGTACCGCCTCTTCGCGATGGAGCGTTTGCTCGAACGCGAGCCCAAGCTTCGAGGCCGCGTAAGGTTGATCCAAGTCGCCGTTCCTTCGCGCGAACGGGTGGATGCGTACGCGTCCTTTCGCCGCCAAGTGGACGAGACGGTGGGCCGCATCAACGGCACGTACGGCTCCGTAGGCCAGGCGCCGATTCATTACCTTTATCGATCGTTTTCGCAACGCCAGATCACGGCGCTGTATCGCGCGGCCGACGTGATGATGGTGACCCCGCTGCGCGACGGGATGAACCTCGTCGCCAAAGAGTTCGTCGCATCGCGAACCGACGGCGACGGTGTCCTCGTGCTCAGCGAGTTCGCCGGCGCGCACTCGGAGCTTGGCGAGGCCATCACCGTCAACCCGTACGACATCGAGGGCATGGCCGCGAGCTTCAAGCGCGCGCTGCGGATGCCCGAGGAAGAGCGGCGCTCGCGCATGCGGACCCTTCGCGAGCGCATCCAACGTCACGACGTCCACCGCTGGGCCGACTCCTTCATCGCCACCATGGAACACCTCCCCCAGGCCGAGCCAATCGGCGACACCCCCTCCACGCACGTCGAAATCGAGGACCTGCTCGAGCGCCTCCGCGAGGCCCCTTCGCTGGCGCTCTTTCTGGACTACGACGGCACGTTGGCGCCGCTCGAGCTGCTGCCCGAAATGGCGGTGCCCACCAAGGAGGTCAAGGCGCTGCTGGCCTCGCTCACCCACCGAAGCCGCCCGACCCACGTGAGCGTGGTGAGCGGCCGCACGCGCGAGTCGCTCGACGAGTGGCTCGGTGATCTGCCGATCGCGCTCTACGCCGAGCATGGAGCGTGGGGGCGCGATCACGGTCAATCGTGGAGCCCCATGCGCGAGCTTCAAAGCGAGTGGAAGGCGGCGCTGCGGCCGATCCTGAACGACTTCACCGATCGAACCCCCGGCTCGCGCACGGAGGAGAAGTGGTCCTCGATCGCCTGGCATTACCGGATGGCCGACGCTGAGTTCGGCCCCGTGCAAGCCCGCGAGCTGGCCACGTACCTGACGGACATTTTGTCCAACGCGCCGGTGGAAGTGATCCATGGCCACAAGGTCGTGGAAATCCGCCAACAAGGGATCCACAAGGGCATCATCGTCGACCGGGTCCTCGAGCGCATTCAGCCTGCGCTGGTCCTCGCCATCGGTGACGATCGCACCGACGAGGACATGTTCCGCGCGCTGCCGCCCAACGGCATCGCCATCCACGTCGGCCAAGGCCGCAGCGCCGCCCAATACCGCCTGGCGGATCCCTCCGCCGTGTCGGTCCTTCTCCGCGCCTTGATCTGA